From bacterium, one genomic window encodes:
- a CDS encoding prepilin-type N-terminal cleavage/methylation domain-containing protein codes for MTNSTTSRKNKNGFSLIELIVSLAILMALLAGILNLVAVDLLSLKLSRQHALLKDLAESELNRLKSLDFNDADLDAKAGLHSVERTTSKGWKVTIDWTITEEESGNERIKVKRIDLVPYLTHKPIKSRTYVGRVFQYDFKE; via the coding sequence ATGACAAATTCCACAACCTCACGCAAAAACAAGAATGGTTTCAGTTTGATTGAGCTGATCGTTTCTCTTGCAATTCTAATGGCTTTGCTCGCAGGAATTCTCAATCTGGTAGCAGTTGACCTGCTCAGTCTGAAGCTTTCCCGGCAGCACGCGCTGCTGAAAGACCTGGCCGAATCGGAGCTCAACAGACTTAAATCTCTTGACTTCAACGATGCGGATCTGGATGCCAAGGCCGGACTGCACAGTGTGGAAAGAACAACATCAAAGGGTTGGAAAGTTACGATCGATTGGACGATTACAGAAGAAGAAAGCGGCAACGAGCGAATTAAAGTGAAGCGGATTGATCTGGTTCCCTACTTAACACACAAGCCCATCAAATCCAGAACCTATGTCGGGAGAGTCTTTCAATATGACTTCAAAGAATAA
- a CDS encoding prepilin-type N-terminal cleavage/methylation domain-containing protein, which translates to MTSKNNLVHTLYRGMSVIEVLVTLALIGIILSMATGLLGMARRNQKTLLYTARQISFDVREAVEISKSRSEKFAVQVKSDGYTIYVEDDDPADGWQAGEEVIETRTFATDVVLTDPTSIPDDWKRRIYINGTEELRLPTIIKNTDIFFIDASGLEEQRVMGLNFPNAPVYQTVCVRVYDSGDSDVYRYSEEGKTWTLAPLG; encoded by the coding sequence ATGACTTCAAAGAATAACCTTGTTCACACACTCTACCGCGGGATGTCCGTAATTGAGGTTCTCGTTACGCTCGCTCTGATTGGAATCATTCTAAGTATGGCGACAGGCCTTCTTGGCATGGCCAGAAGGAATCAGAAGACGCTGCTTTATACAGCTCGTCAGATCTCGTTTGACGTTCGTGAAGCTGTCGAAATCTCAAAAAGCCGTTCAGAAAAATTCGCAGTGCAAGTGAAGTCAGATGGCTACACGATCTATGTGGAAGACGATGATCCTGCGGATGGTTGGCAAGCCGGGGAGGAAGTGATTGAGACGCGAACTTTCGCAACTGATGTAGTACTCACCGATCCAACCTCCATACCGGATGATTGGAAAAGACGGATTTATATCAATGGCACTGAAGAGCTCCGGTTACCAACGATCATTAAAAACACCGACATCTTTTTCATCGATGCCTCAGGATTAGAAGAGCAGAGAGTCATGGGGCTCAATTTTCCAAACGCTCCGGTATACCAGACCGTTTGTGTGCGCGTTTATGATTCCGGTGATTCGGACGTCTACCGTTATTCAGAAGAGGGGAAAACATGGACTCTTGCACCATTGGGATAA
- a CDS encoding prepilin-type N-terminal cleavage/methylation domain-containing protein has product MDSCTIGIKRNSLQQGFTLLGVLVATAILLIVLLMAYRLYSDVSETAMKTSSSVISLDRTRVVEDQMRYYLYHAGLGVPADAPVIIEAKENSLALMLNSGYYSYVADHDLFLGTMQSTEIDVQNTAGLKSSFYDREEIPLTILSDDKVPLIAKDETLPVIPKNGAADDAKITVVTNDTAYWLRKGQYIGEVAQLHQFTLNNGELHLKTTHSDGSEFDRIIGSGIEGFDVAFYYKPTYFDEDDAPVWCADNSDEDPNCRYRPGNFEEPGSVCTQSDPDWDKCLPCAGHITVQIDTDANGIIDENDDSDGDGTVDATPLQEVAEFKDTRLLRFWILVAGDQIPVSKESQNYVVGRKILKFNDNRKRTLSVVDVDIKNL; this is encoded by the coding sequence ATGGACTCTTGCACCATTGGGATAAAGCGCAACTCGCTGCAACAGGGTTTCACATTGCTTGGAGTTCTCGTTGCCACAGCGATTCTGCTGATTGTTCTTCTCATGGCGTACCGGCTTTATTCCGACGTTTCAGAAACTGCAATGAAAACTTCAAGCAGTGTGATCTCCCTTGACCGCACACGAGTTGTAGAAGACCAGATGCGTTATTACTTGTATCATGCGGGACTTGGCGTGCCTGCAGACGCGCCAGTCATCATCGAAGCAAAAGAGAATTCCCTGGCGCTCATGCTCAATTCTGGTTACTACAGTTACGTTGCGGATCATGACCTGTTTCTGGGAACGATGCAGTCTACGGAAATCGATGTGCAGAATACAGCCGGCCTGAAATCCTCGTTCTATGATCGTGAGGAGATTCCGCTCACGATTCTTTCCGATGATAAGGTCCCTCTGATAGCAAAGGATGAGACTCTTCCGGTGATTCCAAAGAATGGAGCTGCCGATGATGCAAAAATAACGGTCGTTACAAATGACACCGCATACTGGCTCCGCAAGGGGCAATACATCGGTGAAGTTGCTCAGCTTCATCAATTTACTTTGAACAATGGTGAGCTGCATTTAAAGACCACACATTCGGATGGCTCGGAGTTTGACCGCATCATCGGTTCAGGCATTGAGGGCTTCGATGTAGCCTTCTATTACAAGCCAACGTACTTCGATGAAGATGACGCACCGGTTTGGTGTGCAGATAACTCCGATGAGGATCCCAACTGCAGATACCGCCCTGGCAACTTTGAAGAGCCCGGATCTGTTTGCACACAATCTGATCCGGATTGGGACAAATGTCTTCCGTGTGCTGGCCATATTACGGTGCAAATCGACACAGATGCGAATGGAATCATTGATGAAAACGATGACTCGGACGGCGATGGAACTGTAGACGCCACGCCGCTCCAGGAAGTAGCGGAGTTCAAGGATACGAGACTTCTTCGCTTTTGGATTCTTGTCGCGGGTGATCAGATTCCAGTGAGCAAAGAAAGTCAAAACTACGTGGTCGGAAGAAAAATCCTGAAATTTAACGATAACCGGAAGCGCACATTGTCTGTAGTCGATGTTGACATCAAGAATTTATGA